The sequence cgacacaacagtggtaggcctgatcaccgacaacgacgagacagcctatagggaggaggtcagagacctggccgtctgttgccaggacaacaacctctccctcaacatgatcaagacaaaggagatgattctggacaacaggaaaaagaggaccgagcatgcccccattctcatcgacggggctgcagtggagcaggtagaaaacttcaagttccttggtgtccacatcaccaacaaactaacatggtccaagcacaccaagacagtcgtgaagggggcacaacaaaacctattccccctcaggagactgaaaagatttggcatgggtcctcagatcgtcaaaggtttctacagctgcaccatcgagagcatccatcGAGCgcatcggagggcctgttgtccggacctctggcagtctctatgggtgtacaccacagggttcaattcttgggccaactcttttctctctcatatatacatacatacatacatacatacatacatacatacatacatatacatacatatacatacatacatacatatacatacatacatatacatacatacatacatacatatacacatatacatatacatacatacatatacatacatatacacatacacacacacacatacatacatatatatacacacacatatacatacatacatatctcaatgtcactcttgctgcggaTGATttcctgatccacctctacgcagacgacaccattctgtaaacttctggcccttctttggacactgtgttaactaacctccaaacgaacttcgatgccatacaacactccttctgtggcctccaactgctcttaaacgctagtaaaaccaaatgcatgcttttcaaccgttcgctgcccgcacccgtccgcccgaccagcatcactaccctggacggttctgacctagaatatgtggacaactacaaatacctaggtgtctggctagactgtaaactctccttccagactcatattaaacatctccaacccaaaatcaaatctagaatcggctttctatttcgcaacaaagcctccttcactcacaccgcctaacttaccctagtaaaactgactatcctaccgatcctcgactttgccGATGTCATCttcaaaatagcttccaatactctactcagcaaactggatgcagtctatcacagtgtcatccgttttgttaccaaagccccatataccacccaccactgcgacctgtatgctctagtcggctggccctcgctacatattcgtcgccagacccactggctccaggtcatctataagtctatgctaggtaaagctccgccttatctcagctcacgataacaacacccacccatagcacgcactccagcaggtacatctcactggtcatccccaaaagcaaacacctcctttggccgcctttccttccagttctctgctgccaatgactggaacgaattgcaaaaatcgctgaagctggagacttgtATTTccatcactaactttaaacatcagctatctaagcagctaaccgatcactacagctgtacatagtccatctgtaaatagcctacccaatctacctacctcatccccatattgtttttaatttacttctctgctcttttgcacacctgtatctctacttgcacatcattatCTTCTcttttatcactccagtgttaatctgctaaattgtaattacttcgctactatggcctatttattgcctacctcctcacgccatttgcacacactgtatatagactcttttttctattgtgttattgactgtacgcttctttattccatgtgtgttgttgtttgtgtcgcactgcttggctttatcttggccaggtcgcagttgtaaatgagaacttgttctcaactagcttacctggttaaataaaaatatatctataatttttttatatatttaaatcctgaccggttgcatcactgcctggtatgccaactgctcggcctccgaccacaaggcactacagagggtagtgcgcacggcccagtacatcaccggggccaagcttcctgccatccagccCCTCTTTTTCCCTTGCGGTGTCAGAAtgcaaatggctacccagactatttgcagtgcccccccccccttcacaactctgttatcatctatgcatagtcactttaataactctacctacatatacacactacctcaaataaccggtgcccccgcacatagactctgtatcagtacccccctgtatagtctcgctattgttatttcactgctgctctttaattacttgttagttttatctcttattcttatctgaaTTTTTTtacactgcattgttggttaggggctcgtaattaagcatttcactgtaaggtctacaccggttgtattcggcgcatgtgactaatacaatttgatttgattaaatacCTCTAGCTCCATCTCTGACAGTATATGGTGTGGCAGCTGTAGGTAACACTGTCCCAGGGCAACGATAGCCTCTAGTTCCCCACACATGGCGGCTCTCTCCAGGTGGTACATGGCTGAGTCCTGGTCCCACTGCTCCTCCTTGTCACAGAACCGACCAGCCTCGTGGTAATGCACCATCGCCAGGTGCACCTGGGGGAGAGGCCAGAGGAGATAGTGtgtttttagtgtgtgtgtgtgtgtgtgtatatatatgtgtgtgtgtgtgtgtgtgcgtgtgtgtgcatgtgtgcgcgcCACTCACCTTCCCCAGGATGGACTTGCCAATCTTCCTCTCCAGGATCAGCGAGTCAAGTCTCTCCATCTCCACAGCAACACAGGATGGCCGGTGGACATGAGAACGAGACGAGTGGTAGACACTCCATTTATCATCTGTcagctggacacagacacacagagcttAGGAAAGGACAATGAAGCACTGTATCTATAGTATTGCTTGTTCAAAGTAACAACTCAAGCACTAATGCAAATCATATTTCACACTCCAGGCATGCACTAAGAGACGAAACATGATTCTGGTGAACAGGCAGTTAGACAGATTGATTGGTTAGGTGATTTGATAAGTATTGGGACAGGTAGACATGTTGACATGGACAGGCCAAATAAGGAATTAGACTAAAACACAGGGCTGCTGGTGATTTCTCTGTTGTGTTTCAACAAGTTTGCATTCCCTTTCTTGGGTGCACTCAAACTTTTGCCAATACTAAGCATGTATCGTTAGAAAACAAGCAAGTGTCAAATCAACAGCTGCTCCACACTAGAGGGAGAGGCCTGTGTTAGAGGGCTTCATGCAGAGGGCAGGGAATCACCGGTTGGCTGTTGGGGGTGTTTACGGCAGGACAGTTTAAGTTTGGGTTAGGGGAAGATCTGCTGGGAACCTTTCTCTAGTAAGGAGACAGACAGCAGCAAGAACTCAGTTAGCTTGTGGATGAAGGCATAGATTAGATCGCAGGAACACTACACTAGTGAGCAAGGGGATAGTGGGTGACACAGAGGGATGAGGACAGGATTATTCGATTATGGTGATGGTGGCTTTGTTGATTATGATGATTATGGTGGTGATGAAGATCAGACATCGTTATTTTGTTTACCCGTCTCACACTGTCCTCGTCCGACTCAGAGTAGTATCTGTTGTAGCGGTGGGGACGGGCCTACATGGTGACATCATACAGTATAAAACCTACTGCTAAGAGGCCATAAACAGAGCTAAAGAGAGGGCCAGGTTCACACTAACATAGCTATACAAAGGGTAATAGGTTAACAGCTTTTAATGCTGGTGAGTCAAGAAAGAATCCATGTCATGGTGAGCAAACATGAACAATAACTTGTGTCAGCTATAGATAAACAATACAAGACAAAAGAGGAAGAGTACAAAGTGTTACAGCATTTGACAGTTTCCATAAAACATTTATGATGGACAGGCTCACTAAGACCAAGTGTTGGTGTGGAGAAGATGTACCCCATCTGCATGGTCGGTTGGGTCCCCTTCACTCCTCCTCTCACTTGGGcaaccactgtctcctccattctCTGAGTCCTACAGGAAGAGAAAAAACACAGCCCTCAGTACATGCCAACCAACCATAACTAATGTCATTGTTGTGATCAGAATCATCAGTCATTTCCACAAAGCCTTGACTGACCTTGTGTTCTGGGCTGTGGCTGCGATTGTGTTTCTCCCGTTCATCCATCTCATTTATGAAAGACCAACCTGAGAATGAGAAACCAGACGTTAGATTAAAATGTTTAATGGCTGatcaatttgatttaaaaaataaatataaagtaGTTCAACTATATCTCAGAGCACTCTAGCCTAGGGTACCAAATAAAACAGTTTTGAAGTTAGTTTTATGGGGATTTAGGCATGCTATTTGGAACATAATGCTAATGCTGGGCTGAAAATAAGAAAACAAACCCAGATATTGGGTCACTGACTTTACAGGCCCACAGATTACCTTCTAGATCTTCCAAAAAATTTGATAcgtttgtaatttgggtgaaccaTAACCTCTAAAAACTGTTCTTACCCAGAGGAGACCTGCCCATGGAGCCCATAGAGAAGTGCTGTCCTAGTGGAGAGCCGGGGAAGGCGAGGGGCGAGCAGGGGATGGAGTCACTTATGTCACTCATAGAGTCGTCCCCAGACGAGGTCTCCGACAGGTGGGAGAGAAGTGGGGGCACACGGCCCCCTGATATAGTACGAAAACGAGCGAAACCACACTGTTCCTCACTACCCCTCAGTACCGTCTGGGCTGACTTCTGATTGGAGTAGAGGGTTGAAAATATTGTTAAAAGATTACCATTCTAAATAGCTGCATAAAAGCTGCAAACAGTGACCGAGGTCTTAGCCTGTGGTGAGGTAGTATTCTGTCTGATGTACTGATATCATTTCTGTGGTAATATGACAACTGTGGCTATACCTAGGAGATATGTGATGCTGTGTGTCAGCCACACGCCCTTTGATTCTACTTCAAGATaattttacagtgcatttggaaagtattcaaaccccttggagtttacacattgttacgttacaggtttgttccaaaaatgtattgtttttgaatacatttactcaatgacaaaccaaaaatagttttttagaaatgtttgcaaatttattaaaaactgatgctattttcaggtctctccagagatgcttgataaggttcaagtctgggctctggctgggtcactcaaggacattcagagacttttttttttaatgttcatctttccctcaatcctgactagtctcccagtccctgcagctgaaaaatatccccacagcatgatgctgccaccaccatgcttcaccgtaggtatggtgccaggtttcctccagacatgatgcttggcattcacgccaaagagttcaaacttggtttcatcagaccagagaatcttgtttgttatggtcagagtcctttaggtgccttttggcaatctccaagcgggctgtcatgtgccttttactgaggagtggctatcatctggccactctaccgtaaaggcctgattggtagagtgctgcagagatggtggtccttctggaaggttctcccatctccacagaggaactctggagctctgtcagagtgaccatcgggttattggtcacctccctgacaaaggcccttctcccccgattgctcagtttggctgggcggccagctctaggaagggtcctggtggttccaaacttattccatttaagaatgatggaggccactgtgttcttggggaccttcaatgtgcataaatgttttggtacccttccccagacctgtgcctctacacaatcctgtctcggagctctacggacaattcctttgacctcatggctgggtttgttctctgacatgcactgtcaactgtggaaccttatatagacaggtgtgtgccaatccaaatcatgtccaatcaattgaattggccacaggtggactccaatcaagttgtagaaacatctcaaggatgatcaatggaaacaggatgcacctaagctccatttcgagtctcatagcaaagggtctgtatacttatgtaaataaggttaagggtattgtgtgtcgatgaggaaaactatttatttcatacattttagaataaggttgtaacataacaaaatgttgaaaagggtaaggggcctgaatactttctgaatgcactgtatttctatGGTCTCACCAGCAGTGTGTTGGTGCAGTCTAGCTGGCTTTTCTCTGCAGTGGAGAGGTCAAAGGGTGTGAGCCCCATACTCTTACATATCTTATTACACAGGTGGGAGTGGAAGAACAGTGCCATGCCCCGCacacctgtaacacacacacacacacacacacacacacacacgtatgttgTAATCTATTTGAAAGTATTTCGCTAGGTGGGTCACAATTCAAAATGTCAGTCTACCTCATTGTGTTGCTAACACTGACTGTGTGAGAGAAAGCCGTACCCAGGTTTCCGTCTCCGaagtctgtccccctctctgtgtgGATCTGAGGGTCCGTGTAGAGGTCCCCCACCCCCTGGATGTCCACCACGATCAGCTGGTGGGCCGAGCGTTCAAACGAGAAGTGACTGAATGCCTGCAGGCAATAAGAAAAAATACTAGGGTTACCGGCAAACGGGGGAAAAATGGCGGCTTATAGATAATTTGGAAAGGTTGCAGGTTACACACAAAGAACAAAGGGGAAAAAAGCATAGATatggtaaagaggtcaatggaacacAAACCATGAGGGATAGAAGAAGGTAGAAGGCCCACAATGTGGTGTATTTGGCTGTTTTCCCTGCATAACCTTAGAAGAAGTTGTTCCTCTTCAGGTTTAGaggaagtgactgctaaatgctaactacCGCTCATATAAGCTGGTAGTATAGCTAACATCCAGAAATTGGTGTTGGTAGTCAGTCTTTTTTAACAgcaatgcagttgattggtgacaaTGATAAacatgtattggggttgacatccaacATGGCCATACTCGTATCCATAAATTGACAGTTGATAGACGGATCGAATGATATTAAATGTTTTAATATGCCTAAGTAGAAAATACCCATCTCCATGCACGTTTATAGACCAAACAAGCTGCAGATTAAACTCTGCGGAGGGGTGTGCATGTCTGACCCGTGTCTGTCCTCAACGTCTTTACCATTTGAtttatgggctcccgagtggcgcagcggtctaaggcactgcatctcagtgctagaggcgtcactacagaccctgcttcgatcctgggctgtatcacaaccggccgtgactgggagtgtcatagggcggcgcacaattggcccagtgtcgtctgggtttggccggggtaggcattcattgaaaagaagaatttgctcttaaccgactcgcctagttaaataaaggtcaaatatcATAGGAGGCAGCAGCAGTCTGAATGATCAGACCGAAACAGAGAAGTGAAAGTGATCGGGTGAAATTATGAAGCGAGTGGACAGAGAAATACAGCTtcactctatccaatcagagcagcaggatTAATGTACAGCAAATTAGCCTGTTGAGTTATTTAGACCATGTAGTGCCTCACTTGACTGACTAGAATGAGAAAGATGCATGCTGGCACCCAAGAATTGGCAGGGataatttaaaaataattattgaGTTCTATTGACCTCTTTACCGCAATCTAACAATTGATAACAGACAGATGAAGATGCATCTTCGGGTTCTGCAGCTCAGGAGTAATCCATAAAGTTGGATAATACATTTACAGTAGTAACACCCACTGTACCTGTGGAGTGAGCCTGATGTTGTCATCCTTGACGAAGCCAGAGTTGGAGTTGTATTTGATGTACTTCCCCTCTATGTAGTGTTCCAGGTGGTACAGAGGTTTACCTGGACGCTCCATCATCTCAATCACACACATCTGCATGATGTCcacctggggggagggggggaatcCACAATCCTatcaatcaatccatcaatcaaCGGGATGACTCATTGGTTAATTAAATGTTTCATCCATACTTGTTTGGGTGGCCTGTGGCGGTTGTACTCTTCTCCCCAGAGTTTGGCCTCCATCTGCAGCCTGACATCCTCAAAGTACACATCCCTGTCCACAGGCTCCATGTAGCGCTTCGTCACATAGTTACACGCACACTTCCAGTTACTACTGTGGGAGAAGTTAGAGAGCTTCTTCCTGCAGAAGGAAAGGAAATATGGAAAAAGAGGCATCAAAGGACAAGAACGGCACTGTACTAAAACGAAAGGAACGTTTAAAAAAGTAAACCCTGAAGAATGTTAGTTGTGTATCAGACTGACAACAAACTAAGATGGTATTACACAACTAAATCCTACAATATTCCTAAGGTTTTGAAATTGTGTATCTCTTGGGCATTGTGTATTTTTGATGATAAACCATTCATGTTTTTTGTGGTTAGAAACAGTGTTTGGGCTTGTTAGTGGGTAAGGGCTTATTTCCTCAATGTGTTGTTTGTGAGAAGGATGTGCTTCTGTGGAAGGCATGGACTGCCAGTGGTGTGATCTAGACATGACGGATGCCTCATTGCCtcccccacaatgttcccacagaAAGAAGTAAAATCATAATAAGgtcataatattaataatattctCGCTGCCTATAGCTGCAAATGTCAGGCTAGACCAGAGTTATGTACTATATACACAGAGTTCAGCATACTCAGTTTGAGATAAAGATCTCTACTGGGTGCCATGGCAAGTTTAATGGTGATCACATTCCATTCGAAATGTGAATTAGAATGTTgtagttatggaatgtttggtTCCATCTGGATATCTATGTATTGCTCTAAGCTGGACTAAATGGGTCTGAGAGCGATATTTGTGGAACGTGAATTGGGGACCTGTGCATCTTGTGCCGTCTTTTCAGACTGTATGGAAAATATGACTAATTATTCTGAACGATTCTGAACAATAATCAAATTaaatccaaatcaaattgtatttgtcacctttgccgaatacaacaggtgaagaccttaacgtgaaatgcttacttacaagccctttaccaacaatgaggttcaataaataaaattaagaaaatatatttactaaataaagtaaaaaatataataacaataacgaggctatatacaggggggtaccggtaccgagtcaatgtgcgggggtacaggttagataGTGAGTGAAACTTACGTTCTGAAGCATTCCCTCATGGCCCCACGTCCAAAAGGCTGTGAGAAACAAAAATTACAAATCAATCATTTGAGAAAGTCAATCAATTCACCAAGCTTTTGTAAACTTTCACATTCAAGTAAACAGTGtcactacactgaacaaaaatattttaaaaaacgcaacatgcaacaatttctaagagttacagttcatataaggaaatcagtcaattcaaataaatgtattaggccctaatctattggtttcacatgactggaaatacagatttGAAtcagttggtcacagataccttaaaaaaaatgtactaagagcgtggatcagaaaaccagtcagtatctggtgtgaccaccctttTGCCTCATGTACTGCGACATCTCAttcacagagttgatcaggctgttgattgtggcctgtggaatgttgtccgactcctcttcaatggctgtgtgaagttgctgtaTATTGGCCGGAACTTGAAAACGCTGTTatacacattgatccagagcatcccaaacatgctcaatgggtgacatgtctggtgagtatacaggccatgaaagaactgggacattttcagcttcatggaattgtgtacagatccttgtgacatggggccatgcattatcatgctgaaacatgaggtgatggcggcggatgaatggcacgacaatgggcctcagtatCATCACGGCATCTCggagcattcaaattgccattgataaaatgcaattgtgtttgttgtccatagcttatgctggaccataccataaccacaccgcCAGCATGGGGCACtatgttcacaacattgacatcagcaaaccactcacccaacctacaccatactgtctgccatctgccctgtacagttgaaaccgggattcaggcgtgaagagcacacttctccagcgtgccagtggccatcgaaggtgggCATTTGCCCACTAAAAAGTCAGTTACAATGCCAAACTGCAgacaggtcaagaccctggtgaggacaacaagcATTTTGTggagaaattcttcggttgtgcaaacccacagtttcatcagctgtccgggtggctggtctcatacaatcccgcaggtgaagaagctggatgtggaggtcctgggctggcgtggttacacgtggtctgcggttgtgaccagcggttggacgtactgccaaattctctaaaacaacgttggaggtggcttatggtagaaaaatgaacaatcaattctctggcaacagctctggtggacattccagcagtcagcatgccaattgcacgctccctcaacttgagacatctgtggcattgtgttgtgtgacaaaactgcacattttagagtgaccttttattgcccccagcacaaggtacacctatgtaatgatcatgctgtttaatcagcttcttgatatgccacacctgtcaagtggaaggattatattggcaaaggagatatGCTCACTGAaagtgatgtaaacaaatgtgtgaacaaaatttgagagaaataaactttgtgtgtgtatggaacatttctgggatcttttatttcagctcatgaaaccaaaactttacatgttgcatttctatttttgttcagtgtatattccaCATACATATGTTCTGATCAATAATACAATTATAGATTACTGATGATTTAGGAGCAGAGGCATACCTGGCCAGAAACCTTGATGTGCACTGTGTcttgagaccacgcagccgtgaTAGCATTGTACCTGAGGAAAGATAAAGCAAATAACATTCACCAAACATTAAACAAACATTATTATTCCATTCTAATGGGCCAGAATTCTGGACTTGTGTAACCAATATGGTGATGACTAGAAAGTGTAACTTCTAGTGATCTATGTACACTGAAGGGGTCAGGATTAGGACAGAAAATAGAAACAGAGTACATGGATTTGTTCTGACCAGGACATGAGCTGCTTATCCTCTTGTCTGTGGTAATAGCCTGCTATTCTTGTCAACCAACTGAGTGTGTGTTTACCAACAACAAACTCAACAAATATGCCTGTTTGTACTCTGTTCTGTGGGAATGCCATTATCACTAATATGATATTGACATTACATGTCACAATAAATTAGGGGAACATTTCAAACACGCACACTGATATTGAAAGCTTGGTTTGTCTGAGACTGGGTCAGCCATACACAGATAAGAAGACACACAGCAGACCCAGAGGCTAAGGCTAATATTTACACAGTCCGTCCTGCCCTTCCATGCGTATTTCTCGGCCTAGAACTCTGTGTACCATGGTTGTCATATTGGGCGCATGGGAAAGGGAGATGGCACGATGCCAACAGCTAAGAGACCAGAGAGGCTTATGAAGAGTAAGGTTACAACCGGGTTAAAATAAACCCACGAAAATAAATATGAGAGTGGATCCCAACACCAGACACACCTCTTCCCTAACCTGGCTCAGTCTAGGCAGGGCTTTGTCATACAGTAAGACGTGATTAGTAATACAGATAAACACGTTAGAGAATGCAGAAGTCTAACCCCTATTATCTAAGCGGGGGGTGGGGGCCCTCTAGTTGTTCTCCTGGCTGCACTGCCTGAAGAATTTGGGCGAGTTCCATGTAATCTCAATGCCTGGAAAAATGTTCAACGTCTCAGGAACAACGATATAGCATTGTTCTTAGTTGTGCAGTGTTACTGGAAAGActgaccccggaatgcaccttttGGCTTCAAACGAAGTGTTTTGGTGTGTGCAGGCAGCCCTGATATCTGCCACAAGGGAACTTTGTGCACTGGCCAAGAAAACTTGGAAGGGCCGTTGGAAATGAAGTGATATCATGTACTGTACCCTCAGAAAGGG is a genomic window of Salmo trutta chromosome 10, fSalTru1.1, whole genome shotgun sequence containing:
- the LOC115201312 gene encoding eukaryotic elongation factor 2 kinase isoform X5 codes for the protein MEDELMFSMDEVGSAQRNPLQQRTPDQRAPSLSDAYDSDEDDYYICPITDDPVSQAEDICGYLKNLVHSKQLSNSPKNSFSYKAVWKRAIEKAKAMPDPWAEFHLEEVKTEPCIRYRYNAITAAWSQDTVHIKVSGQPFGRGAMRECFRTKKLSNFSHSSNWKCACNYVTKRYMEPVDRDVYFEDVRLQMEAKLWGEEYNRHRPPKQVDIMQMCVIEMMERPGKPLYHLEHYIEGKYIKYNSNSGFVKDDNIRLTPQAFSHFSFERSAHQLIVVDIQGVGDLYTDPQIHTERGTDFGDGNLGVRGMALFFHSHLCNKICKSMGLTPFDLSTAEKSQLDCTNTLLKSAQTVLRGSEEQCGFARFRTISGGRVPPLLSHLSETSSGDDSMSDISDSIPCSPLAFPGSPLGQHFSMGSMGRSPLGWSFINEMDEREKHNRSHSPEHKDSENGGDSGCPSERRSEGDPTDHADGLTDDKWSVYHSSRSHVHRPSCVAVEMERLDSLILERKIGKSILGKVHLAMVHYHEAGRFCDKEEQWDQDSAMYHLERAAMCGELEAIVALGQCYLQLPHHILSEMELEDNSGSRMKGFKFLLQAAEAGHRSCMILVARAFDTGINLSPDRSQDWKEAMRWYNCALNMTDYDEGGEFDGMQDEPCYRLLAREAEMYQEGGHSLDPDPQRAGDLFTEAADAAMEAMKGRLANQYYMKAEEAWGMMEEEE